The Carassius auratus strain Wakin chromosome 5, ASM336829v1, whole genome shotgun sequence genome includes a window with the following:
- the LOC113070108 gene encoding zinc finger HIT domain-containing protein 3-like: MRSVMQLCGVCSEHVPKYRCPACRIRYCSVSCFKRHKDDDACHPVKESDPASSSSTPVSNAEKPWDVEDRLDEDSQTDKVPLEKLQQLADSEALKGLLRNPHLRRLMMSVDTAEDKAKATKDAMQEPLFVEFADQCLKIIEPTEAEDDDEF; the protein is encoded by the exons ATGAG ATCCGTTATGCAGCTTTGTGGAGTTTGTAGCGAACATGTTCCTAAATACAGATGTCCAGCCTGCAGAATCAGATA TTGTTCAGTGAGCTGCTTTAAAAGACACAAAGATGATG ATGCATGTCATCCAGTTAAAGAATCAGATCCAGCCTCCAGCAGCTCAACACCAGTGAGCAACG CTGAAAAGCCGTGGGATGTCGAGGATCGTCTTGATGAAGACAGTCAGACTGACAAAGTGCCATTAGAGAAACTTCAGCAGCTCG CTGATTCAGAGGCGTTGAAGGGTCTGTTGAGGAATCCTCATCTCCGCCGGTTAATGATGTCCGTGGACACTGCTGAAGATAAAGCCAAAGCCACGAAAGACGCCATGCAGGAGCCGCTGTTTGTGGAGTTTGCTGATCAGTGCTTAAAAATTATTGAACCGACAGAAGCCGAGGATGATGATGAATTCTGA